The Bacteroidia bacterium genome window below encodes:
- the recN gene encoding DNA repair protein RecN, with amino-acid sequence MLQRLLIQNYALIDRVEIDFSEGVNIITGETGAGKSILLGALSMLVGQRADVQALQKKTEKCVIEGIFSAKDALEIQQFLERNNLDIEKKIFVRREINPEGKSRAFINDTPVTLAQLKELGFYLIDIHSQHETLQLNEAGFQLSVVDAYAQHTTLLQQYKKKNFSYRDLQIALTVLVESEKQSKKEFDYFLFQYNELEEAALKNGEQEKIEEELNTLNNAEKIKSDVSKALNALNDGESNVLASFSELKILLSGISKYGKTMSDLNNRFTSVHIELKDIASELENAEQKIIHDPKRIEELNNRLDIVYKLQQKHQVKTIAELIEIRDNLSLKIEAVSSMETEIKQKQIELEKIKTEVFKTAEKISAARKKIFSKIEREIQTLLVDIAMPNAQFKIEHILLENPTETGFDKIKFLFSANKGSDLKELNKVASGGELSRLMLCIKSLIAQLKSLPAIVFDEIDTGVSGDIAGKVGMIMEKMAASMQVIVITHLPQIASKGKTHFMVYKESGSTLTLSNIKKLSPQERIQEIAKMLSAGTPTAAAINNAKELLSV; translated from the coding sequence ATGCTGCAAAGGTTATTGATACAAAATTATGCGCTCATCGATCGCGTCGAAATAGATTTTTCGGAAGGCGTAAATATTATTACGGGAGAAACTGGCGCGGGAAAATCTATTTTGTTGGGCGCACTTTCTATGCTTGTTGGGCAGCGTGCAGATGTGCAAGCCTTGCAAAAAAAAACGGAGAAATGTGTGATTGAAGGCATTTTTTCAGCAAAGGATGCGTTGGAAATTCAACAGTTTTTGGAACGCAATAATCTGGACATTGAAAAAAAAATTTTTGTACGACGAGAAATAAATCCAGAAGGAAAATCGCGCGCTTTTATAAACGACACGCCCGTAACGCTGGCGCAACTCAAAGAACTTGGTTTTTATTTAATTGACATTCATTCCCAACACGAAACGCTTCAGTTGAATGAAGCGGGTTTCCAGCTTTCGGTGGTAGATGCCTACGCGCAACACACGACGCTTTTACAACAATACAAAAAAAAAAATTTTTCATACCGAGATTTACAAATTGCGCTTACTGTGCTTGTGGAAAGCGAAAAGCAATCGAAAAAAGAATTTGATTATTTTTTATTTCAATACAATGAATTGGAAGAAGCTGCATTGAAAAATGGAGAACAAGAAAAAATAGAAGAGGAGCTGAATACCTTGAACAATGCAGAAAAAATAAAGTCAGATGTTTCAAAAGCATTGAATGCGTTGAATGACGGCGAATCCAATGTTTTAGCTTCGTTTTCTGAATTAAAAATTTTGCTCAGCGGAATTTCAAAATACGGAAAAACGATGAGCGATTTAAACAATCGTTTTACTTCTGTTCACATCGAATTAAAAGACATTGCGAGCGAATTGGAAAATGCAGAACAAAAAATAATACATGATCCGAAACGCATCGAAGAATTGAACAATCGTTTGGATATCGTTTATAAATTACAACAAAAACATCAAGTAAAAACAATTGCGGAATTAATTGAAATTCGAGATAATTTGAGTTTGAAAATTGAAGCGGTTTCTTCGATGGAAACGGAAATTAAACAAAAACAAATCGAATTAGAAAAAATAAAAACAGAGGTTTTTAAAACGGCAGAAAAAATTTCGGCAGCTCGAAAAAAAATATTTTCGAAAATCGAAAGAGAAATACAAACACTTTTGGTAGACATCGCAATGCCGAATGCACAATTTAAAATTGAACACATATTGCTTGAGAATCCTACAGAAACAGGCTTCGATAAAATAAAATTTTTGTTTTCGGCAAACAAAGGCAGCGATTTAAAAGAGTTGAATAAAGTGGCATCGGGCGGAGAACTTTCACGTTTGATGTTGTGTATAAAATCCTTGATTGCACAATTAAAATCGTTACCAGCAATTGTTTTTGATGAAATTGACACTGGCGTTTCGGGTGATATTGCCGGAAAAGTGGGTATGATTATGGAAAAAATGGCAGCTTCGATGCAAGTGATTGTGATTACGCATTTGCCGCAAATAGCGAGCAAAGGCAAAACGCATTTTATGGTTTACAAAGAAAGTGGTAGCACACTTACCTTGAGTAATATCAAAAAACTTTCTCCACAAGAGCGGATTCAAGAAATTGCAAAAATGCTGAGCGCAGGAACTCCAACTGCAGCTGCCATCAATAATGCAAAAGAATTATTAAGCGTTTGA
- a CDS encoding DUF561 domain-containing protein, with translation MENKITQLFSVKYPLIQAGMIWCSGWQLASAVSNAGGLGLIGSGSMYPEVLREHIQKCKKNTSKPFGVNVPLLYPDIDKHMAVIMEEDVKIVFTSAGNPSTWTPILKEKGITVVHVVSNVKFAKKAENAGVDAIVAEGFEAGGHNGREETTTFCLIPMIRDAVQIPLIAAGGIASGKAMLAAMVLGADGVQIGTRFVASEESSAHIHFKEKVVNALEGDTLLALKQLTPVRLLKNNFFETIHRAELNGASVEELKEILGRARAKKGMFEGDVDEGELEIGQIAALVKNIQPAAKIIVEIIQEYEHAKSIL, from the coding sequence ATGGAAAATAAAATCACCCAACTTTTCTCTGTAAAATATCCACTTATTCAAGCTGGAATGATTTGGTGCAGTGGTTGGCAATTAGCTTCTGCCGTGAGTAATGCAGGCGGCTTGGGATTGATTGGCAGCGGATCTATGTATCCAGAAGTATTGCGTGAGCACATTCAAAAATGTAAAAAAAATACATCAAAACCTTTTGGTGTCAATGTGCCTTTGTTGTATCCCGATATTGATAAACACATGGCTGTGATTATGGAAGAAGATGTAAAAATTGTATTTACTTCTGCCGGAAATCCGAGTACATGGACTCCCATCTTGAAAGAAAAGGGAATTACCGTTGTGCACGTTGTTTCGAATGTAAAGTTTGCAAAAAAAGCAGAAAATGCTGGCGTAGATGCTATTGTTGCCGAAGGTTTTGAAGCCGGCGGACATAATGGACGCGAAGAAACCACTACTTTTTGTTTGATTCCGATGATACGTGATGCGGTGCAAATCCCCTTAATTGCAGCTGGCGGAATTGCAAGCGGAAAAGCGATGTTGGCAGCGATGGTTTTGGGCGCGGATGGCGTACAAATTGGAACGCGTTTTGTTGCTTCGGAAGAATCATCTGCACATATTCATTTTAAAGAAAAAGTGGTCAATGCCTTGGAAGGCGATACATTGTTGGCTTTGAAACAACTCACTCCCGTAAGGCTTTTGAAAAATAATTTTTTCGAGACGATCCATCGCGCCGAATTAAATGGTGCATCTGTGGAAGAATTAAAAGAAATACTTGGTCGTGCGCGCGCCAAAAAAGGTATGTTTGAAGGAGATGTAGACGAAGGTGAACTCGAAATCGGACAAATTGCAGCTCTTGTAAAAAACATTCAGCCAGCTGCAAAAATTATAGTAGAAATTATTCAGGAATACGAACACGCAAAATCAATTCTCTAA
- a CDS encoding pitrilysin family protein, which yields MIKYEKFELANGLKVIVHEDKLTELACMNILYDVGARDENPEQTGFAHLFEHLMFGGSVNIPNYDEPLQRAGGENNAFTTNDITNYYLTLPATNIETAFWLESDRMLSLAFSEKSLEVQRNVVIEEFKQSYLNQPYGDAWLMMRPLAYKVHPYRWATIGKEISHIEKAKIEDVKNFFKKHYVPNNAIMVIAGNVTLEQVKKLSEKWFAPIPAGIKIKRALPVEPKQKEARQETVEQNVPASRIYKAYHVCSRTDDDFYATDLLSDILSRGNSSRLYKSLVKDKQKFNEISAYTSGDMDKGLFVISGKLAKNVSMEDAEKAIDDELMLLRNEIIGKEELEKVKNKIESSLVFSEMDILTKAMNLAVSELMGDCDLINQEIEKYTSVNAEKLQQLSKSIFNPENCSTLYYLAKK from the coding sequence ATGATAAAATACGAAAAATTCGAATTGGCGAACGGCTTAAAAGTAATTGTTCACGAAGATAAATTGACAGAATTAGCCTGCATGAATATTTTATACGATGTGGGCGCACGCGACGAAAACCCTGAACAGACTGGCTTTGCGCATTTGTTTGAACATTTAATGTTTGGAGGTTCTGTGAATATTCCCAATTACGACGAGCCTTTGCAAAGAGCTGGCGGCGAAAACAATGCCTTTACCACCAACGATATCACCAATTATTATTTAACGCTTCCGGCTACTAATATTGAAACTGCTTTTTGGTTAGAATCTGACCGAATGTTGAGTTTGGCTTTTTCTGAAAAAAGTTTGGAAGTGCAACGCAATGTGGTCATCGAAGAATTTAAACAAAGTTATCTCAATCAGCCTTACGGCGATGCGTGGTTGATGATGCGGCCACTCGCGTATAAAGTGCATCCGTATCGTTGGGCAACCATCGGAAAAGAAATTTCGCACATCGAAAAAGCGAAAATAGAAGACGTAAAAAACTTTTTCAAAAAACATTATGTGCCCAACAACGCGATAATGGTGATTGCTGGAAACGTAACGCTGGAGCAGGTAAAAAAACTTTCTGAAAAATGGTTTGCGCCCATTCCTGCCGGAATAAAAATAAAACGCGCACTTCCTGTTGAACCAAAACAAAAAGAAGCACGACAGGAAACAGTGGAACAAAATGTTCCTGCAAGCCGCATTTACAAAGCGTATCACGTGTGCTCCAGAACAGACGATGATTTTTATGCCACCGATCTTCTGTCGGATATTTTATCGAGAGGAAATTCTTCGCGTTTGTATAAATCCTTGGTAAAAGACAAACAAAAATTCAATGAAATAAGTGCTTACACGAGTGGTGACATGGACAAAGGCTTGTTTGTGATTTCTGGTAAACTCGCTAAAAATGTAAGTATGGAAGACGCAGAAAAAGCAATCGACGACGAATTAATGTTGCTCAGAAATGAAATAATCGGAAAAGAAGAATTGGAAAAAGTTAAAAATAAAATCGAATCTTCTTTAGTGTTTTCGGAAATGGATATTTTAACGAAAGCTATGAACTTAGCGGTTTCTGAGTTGATGGGCGATTGTGATTTAATCAATCAAGAAATTGAAAAATACACTTCGGTGAATGCCGAAAAATTGCAACAACTTTCTAAGTCCATTTTTAATCCTGAAAATTGTTCTACTTTATATTACCTCGCAAAAAAATAA
- a CDS encoding pitrilysin family protein produces the protein MTLNRTIAPGFETAEKINILQATSQKLSNEIPVYSISADTQDLVKIEFWFPAGIMQQSAPLLAATTNAMLIEGTKKYSADELAEKIDYYGAFVESGTAQNSSSFYLYTMNKHLSKTLPFVEDILKNATFPKGQLDVFVQNKKQKYLVNEKKVNHVARKKFSELLLGEKHPCGYNIQLHDYDALKTEQMQQFYKQFYTSDQCKIIISGKIDKELFQLLDYHFGGKDWHSKSLPKNNFSEVHSTKQNIHFLERADALQSAIRIGKILFNKKHPDFFPMQILNTVLGGYFGSRLMSNIREEKGYCYGIGSGLASQQDTGYFYISTEVGVDVCSKALDEIYIELQRLCDTPVGDEELHLVKNYLMGSFMRSVDGPFALADKFKSLMEYELKYDYYDRYFATIKNCTAKQLQELANKYFQKDSMIELVVGKK, from the coding sequence ATGACCCTTAACAGAACAATAGCTCCGGGCTTTGAAACAGCCGAAAAGATAAATATTCTCCAAGCGACATCTCAAAAATTAAGCAACGAAATTCCGGTTTACAGCATTTCTGCGGACACGCAAGATTTGGTAAAAATCGAATTTTGGTTTCCTGCCGGAATCATGCAACAATCCGCGCCTTTGCTTGCTGCTACTACGAATGCAATGTTAATTGAAGGCACCAAAAAATATTCTGCCGACGAGCTTGCTGAAAAAATTGATTATTACGGCGCGTTTGTGGAATCTGGAACGGCACAAAACTCATCTTCTTTTTATTTATATACGATGAATAAACATCTTTCAAAAACGCTTCCTTTTGTAGAAGATATTTTGAAAAATGCAACTTTTCCGAAAGGACAATTGGATGTTTTTGTTCAGAATAAAAAACAAAAATATTTGGTGAATGAGAAAAAAGTAAATCATGTAGCACGAAAAAAATTCAGCGAATTATTGCTTGGCGAAAAACATCCTTGCGGATACAACATTCAATTACATGATTACGATGCGCTGAAAACTGAGCAAATGCAGCAGTTTTATAAACAATTTTATACTTCTGATCAATGCAAAATTATTATTTCCGGAAAAATAGATAAAGAATTATTTCAATTACTTGATTACCATTTTGGCGGAAAAGATTGGCATTCCAAATCACTTCCAAAAAATAATTTTTCGGAAGTGCATTCTACCAAACAAAATATTCATTTTTTGGAAAGAGCCGATGCCTTGCAATCCGCCATCCGAATCGGAAAAATTTTATTTAATAAAAAACATCCCGATTTTTTTCCAATGCAAATTTTAAACACCGTTTTGGGTGGTTATTTCGGTTCGCGACTAATGAGTAATATCCGCGAGGAAAAAGGTTATTGCTACGGAATTGGTTCCGGATTGGCTTCTCAACAAGACACTGGTTATTTTTATATTTCTACGGAAGTAGGCGTGGATGTGTGTTCCAAAGCATTGGACGAAATTTACATCGAATTGCAGCGCTTATGCGATACTCCAGTGGGCGACGAAGAATTGCATTTGGTGAAAAATTATTTAATGGGATCGTTTATGCGCAGTGTTGACGGACCTTTCGCTTTGGCGGATAAATTCAAATCGCTGATGGAATATGAATTGAAATACGATTATTACGATCGGTATTTTGCTACCATAAAAAATTGCACTGCCAAACAATTGCAAGAATTAGCAAATAAATATTTCCAAAAAGATTCGATGATTGAATTGGTAGTTGGCAAAAAATAA
- a CDS encoding gliding motility-associated C-terminal domain-containing protein, with protein MKKYFFVLSFIALFFSNRSEAVANTASPDVRCISVAANGDVTLTWIIPVNTGTFTGYHIFTSNTFAGPYTDVLTVAIAAQTSAIITPTNANNAPVYFYVETNNTGNVFSAPIDTLASIKLNVTNPGNGTALLNWNPIHTPNLPTSTGIYDVYREYPTGTWTLVGSTKNLIFADTITVCKAFLNYKVQLADASGCISVSSIAGALFKDLIVPHIPLLDTVSINPAGKATISWYPSYSTNVEGYIVYQNIGGIWTNIANVVGRLTTFYTNPASLAATKSEQYRVAAYDSCNNISPMGNIHNSLFLKNNYNVCAVSNTLSWNPYINMISGINTYNIYVSINGAGFTLLATTTDTLYEHANLQSATTYCYIVKALDNSNTRTSLSQTLCTYTHFPKEPNFAYARTATVTSPSSNLILARTDTSAEISNYEIERADNASGPFQILGTVPSSANPNISYTDNTALPNQQSYFYQIVPVDSCGKEAPPSNSAQTIFLQASADNNFNNTLSWNPYTQWNSAVSGYKIYRGIDGVISSTPINFVPASSGQNTYIDNVSNELQGTGVFSYYVEAFASLDDGFNFIDSSASNIAEALQNPKFFVPNAFTPGIHGNANTIFKPISVYIDPADYNFTIYDRYGRQFFNTSNPQQGWDGSIGGQDAPVGVYVYFIKYKASNGQYTEQKGTVALIR; from the coding sequence ATGAAAAAATATTTTTTCGTCTTGTCTTTTATTGCCTTGTTTTTTTCGAATCGTTCGGAAGCTGTTGCCAATACAGCTTCTCCAGATGTTCGTTGTATTTCTGTTGCTGCTAACGGAGATGTTACCTTAACATGGATTATCCCTGTAAACACAGGGACTTTTACTGGGTATCATATTTTTACTTCCAACACTTTTGCTGGACCTTATACGGATGTACTTACCGTTGCTATTGCGGCACAAACTTCTGCCATTATTACACCTACAAATGCGAATAATGCGCCCGTTTATTTTTATGTAGAAACAAACAATACAGGAAATGTTTTTTCGGCACCGATTGATACACTTGCGTCCATCAAATTAAATGTAACCAATCCCGGTAACGGAACAGCTTTGCTAAATTGGAATCCCATTCATACACCTAATTTACCAACATCCACTGGGATTTATGATGTCTATCGAGAATATCCGACAGGCACTTGGACCTTGGTTGGAAGTACAAAAAACTTAATTTTCGCAGATACTATAACGGTTTGTAAAGCATTTTTGAATTATAAAGTTCAACTGGCAGATGCTTCCGGATGTATCTCCGTTTCGTCCATTGCAGGAGCTTTATTTAAAGATTTAATTGTTCCACACATTCCACTATTAGATACCGTGAGTATTAATCCAGCTGGGAAAGCCACTATTTCCTGGTATCCAAGTTATTCCACCAATGTAGAAGGTTATATTGTGTATCAAAACATAGGCGGAATTTGGACGAACATTGCGAACGTTGTGGGTAGATTAACGACGTTTTATACCAATCCTGCATCTTTGGCAGCTACTAAATCGGAACAATACCGCGTGGCAGCGTATGATAGTTGTAATAATATCAGTCCGATGGGAAATATACACAACTCTCTTTTCTTGAAAAATAACTACAATGTTTGCGCTGTTTCCAATACCTTATCGTGGAATCCATATATCAATATGATAAGTGGAATAAATACGTACAACATCTACGTAAGTATAAATGGAGCAGGATTTACTTTGCTGGCAACTACTACGGATACGCTCTACGAACACGCAAATTTACAATCTGCCACTACGTATTGTTATATCGTAAAAGCCCTTGATAATTCCAACACACGTACTTCTCTTTCGCAAACATTGTGTACGTACACTCATTTCCCGAAAGAGCCCAATTTTGCCTACGCCAGAACAGCAACCGTTACATCGCCCAGTTCCAACTTAATTTTAGCTCGCACTGATACTTCCGCGGAAATATCAAACTATGAAATAGAACGCGCTGATAATGCAAGCGGACCTTTCCAAATTTTGGGAACTGTACCAAGTTCTGCTAATCCAAACATTAGTTATACAGATAATACAGCATTGCCAAATCAGCAAAGTTATTTTTACCAAATTGTTCCCGTAGATAGTTGCGGAAAAGAAGCTCCACCAAGCAATAGTGCGCAAACCATTTTTTTGCAAGCCAGTGCCGATAATAATTTCAACAATACATTGTCATGGAATCCTTATACACAATGGAATTCTGCAGTAAGCGGATATAAAATTTACAGAGGAATTGACGGAGTGATAAGTTCCACTCCAATTAATTTTGTTCCTGCAAGCAGTGGACAAAACACTTACATAGACAATGTTTCCAACGAGTTGCAAGGAACGGGTGTTTTTAGTTATTATGTAGAAGCCTTTGCCAGCTTGGACGATGGCTTTAATTTTATTGATAGCAGCGCCTCAAATATTGCAGAAGCTTTGCAAAATCCGAAGTTTTTTGTGCCCAACGCATTTACGCCTGGTATCCATGGCAATGCCAATACTATTTTTAAACCCATCAGCGTTTACATCGATCCTGCGGATTATAATTTCACGATTTACGATCGGTACGGCAGGCAATTTTTTAATACCAGTAACCCACAACAAGGCTGGGATGGCAGTATTGGCGGGCAAGATGCTCCTGTAGGCGTGTATGTTTATTTTATCAAATACAAAGCTTCTAACGGACAATACACCGAGCAAAAAGGAACTGTTGCGCTTATTCGCTGA
- a CDS encoding universal stress protein → MKKDLKILVATDYSDTAANVSKYAIQFAADTGAELFFLHVFDSSHKYPIEFSTLEKFDNVPVEFEMRELIQYTKNIVSSLGSNFKKIKINHIVREEHIGKTICEEALYVNSDIIFIGTHGETALHQVFFGSHTWDVINQAKLPVLAIPKEAVYNGVHHFMLATEYRIGELPILQLLLKWVKFFKADLKLFHVTNDVFSEGFEIELLNKFENDIQKNLPNETVTIQLIYNNDLVDGINLCCDKSKSNWLVMCPEKSHLLEKVFGSLSSTTKEMSFHTHVPLLTIPDYDSPSNLKFWDKMKKEFAL, encoded by the coding sequence ATGAAAAAGGATCTTAAAATATTAGTTGCCACAGATTACTCTGATACTGCAGCAAACGTCTCGAAATATGCTATTCAGTTTGCAGCAGACACTGGCGCTGAGCTATTTTTTTTACATGTATTCGATTCATCTCACAAATATCCCATTGAATTTAGTACGTTAGAAAAGTTTGACAACGTACCCGTAGAATTTGAAATGAGGGAATTAATACAATACACTAAGAATATTGTTTCCTCATTAGGTAGCAATTTCAAAAAAATAAAAATAAACCACATTGTCCGAGAAGAACATATTGGAAAAACAATTTGCGAAGAAGCGCTTTATGTAAATAGTGACATTATTTTTATTGGCACACATGGCGAAACGGCTCTTCATCAAGTTTTTTTTGGTAGCCACACATGGGATGTTATCAATCAAGCGAAACTGCCAGTACTTGCTATACCAAAAGAAGCCGTTTACAATGGTGTTCACCATTTTATGCTCGCAACAGAATATCGAATTGGAGAATTGCCAATATTACAACTCCTTCTAAAATGGGTAAAATTTTTTAAAGCAGATTTAAAATTATTTCATGTAACCAATGATGTTTTTTCTGAAGGATTCGAAATCGAATTGCTCAATAAATTTGAAAACGATATCCAGAAAAATTTGCCGAACGAAACAGTAACAATTCAACTAATTTACAACAATGATTTGGTTGATGGAATAAATTTATGCTGCGATAAATCGAAATCAAATTGGCTTGTTATGTGCCCTGAAAAATCACATTTGCTCGAAAAAGTTTTTGGTTCTTTATCAAGTACAACTAAAGAAATGAGCTTTCATACACATGTTCCTCTTCTCACAATTCCTGATTATGATTCTCCATCTAATTTAAAATTTTGGGATAAAATGAAGAAAGAGTTTGCTCTTTAA
- a CDS encoding phosphoglucomutase/phosphomannomutase family protein, with product MTKIKFGTDGWRAIIAQEYTVENVSRVAEATALWLLKQTKNASVVIGHDCRFGGKLFAETVAKIMATKNIKVFLAEGFVSTPMISLGTLRCKADLGIIITASHNPPEYNGFKLKGSYGGPLLPDKVQEIEDMIPDKSNIDVEKLSVEEFQKKGLIEIIDLETMYCEHVENNFDMDAIKNSSLNLAYDAMYGAGQNVMRKLFPEITFLHADYNPSFDGQAPEPIDKNLREFSELIKISEDIDCGLATDGDADRIGLYDNEGNFVDSHHLILLLIKYLVEQKKYSGKVVTAFSVTPRVKKLCAHFGLENEVVKIGFKYICGIMISEDVLLGGEESGGIAIKGHIPERDGIWMGLVIWEYMAKSGKSLKELIAEIYEIVGSFAFERSDLHLSEEVKNKIVENCKSNKYKAFGKYAISRTEDLDGFKYYFNEDEWLMIRASGTEPVLRLYAESSSREAAFAILEETKKALLG from the coding sequence ATGACAAAAATAAAATTTGGAACAGACGGCTGGAGAGCAATAATTGCACAAGAATATACGGTTGAAAATGTTTCGCGCGTGGCGGAAGCAACCGCGTTGTGGTTATTAAAGCAAACTAAAAACGCTTCGGTAGTTATTGGTCATGATTGCCGATTTGGCGGGAAATTATTTGCCGAAACCGTTGCCAAAATAATGGCGACAAAAAACATAAAAGTTTTTTTAGCAGAAGGATTTGTTTCCACACCAATGATTTCTTTAGGAACGTTACGCTGCAAAGCTGATTTAGGAATTATTATTACCGCCAGTCATAACCCGCCGGAATACAACGGTTTTAAACTAAAAGGAAGTTATGGCGGTCCGCTTTTGCCCGATAAAGTGCAGGAAATAGAAGATATGATTCCGGATAAATCAAACATCGATGTTGAAAAATTATCCGTGGAAGAATTTCAGAAAAAAGGTTTGATAGAAATAATTGATTTGGAAACGATGTATTGCGAACACGTGGAAAATAATTTCGATATGGACGCAATTAAAAATTCAAGTTTAAACCTCGCTTACGATGCGATGTACGGAGCCGGGCAAAATGTGATGCGAAAATTATTTCCGGAAATTACTTTTTTGCACGCGGATTATAATCCTTCGTTTGACGGACAAGCACCCGAACCAATTGATAAAAATTTACGTGAGTTTTCGGAATTGATAAAAATTTCGGAAGACATTGATTGTGGTTTAGCAACCGACGGAGATGCCGACAGGATTGGCTTGTACGACAATGAAGGAAATTTTGTAGATTCACATCACCTCATTTTATTGCTGATAAAATATTTAGTAGAACAAAAAAAATATTCTGGAAAAGTAGTAACGGCATTCTCTGTAACACCGCGTGTTAAAAAGCTTTGCGCGCATTTTGGATTGGAAAACGAAGTAGTAAAAATTGGGTTTAAATACATTTGTGGCATCATGATTTCGGAAGATGTATTGTTGGGAGGCGAGGAATCAGGCGGAATTGCGATTAAAGGACATATTCCGGAACGCGATGGAATTTGGATGGGTTTAGTGATTTGGGAATACATGGCAAAATCCGGAAAATCCTTGAAAGAATTGATTGCTGAAATTTATGAAATTGTTGGATCCTTCGCGTTTGAACGTTCGGATTTACACCTAAGCGAAGAAGTGAAAAATAAAATTGTAGAAAATTGCAAATCGAATAAATACAAAGCTTTTGGAAAATATGCGATTTCAAGAACGGAAGATTTAGATGGTTTTAAATACTATTTTAATGAAGACGAATGGTTGATGATTCGCGCTTCTGGAACAGAACCTGTTTTACGTTTGTATGCAGAATCAAGCAGTCGCGAAGCAGCTTTTGCTATTTTAGAAGAAACAAAAAAAGCCTTACTTGGATAA
- a CDS encoding ATP-dependent Clp protease adaptor ClpS, whose amino-acid sequence MKNSITETDFAEEIVSKLNSDSNIILYNDHHNTFDFVIETLVKVCKQDYLQAEQCAHLVHYKGKCAVKKGSFEILEPICIQLLSAGLTAEII is encoded by the coding sequence ATGAAAAATTCAATTACAGAAACAGATTTTGCGGAAGAAATTGTCAGTAAATTAAATTCCGACAGCAATATTATTCTATACAACGATCATCACAACACGTTTGATTTTGTGATTGAAACCCTTGTAAAGGTGTGTAAACAAGATTATTTACAAGCCGAACAATGCGCCCATTTAGTACATTATAAAGGAAAATGTGCTGTTAAAAAGGGCTCGTTTGAAATTTTGGAACCGATTTGCATCCAATTATTAAGCGCAGGATTAACAGCTGAAATTATTTGA